The Drosophila bipectinata strain 14024-0381.07 chromosome 2L, DbipHiC1v2, whole genome shotgun sequence genome has a segment encoding these proteins:
- the Tmtc2 gene encoding protein O-mannosyl-transferase Tmtc2, which produces MPLMEAWRGGEAWPWLRLRLHKSNMDYTCLFCCSLAFVLYLNTLNAGFVYDDRRAILGNADVSGGAPWQRSFADDFWGTPLTDSGSHGSWRPLCVLSFRLNYLIGGGFAPWGFHLVNNLLHCVATGLVVQVARTLLASVWAVLATGALFAAHPIHTEAVAGLVGRADVAACVCYLLTYLSYLRHIRWRESGDPRQWLALACTLLLAVAGLLCKETAITALLVCVLFDVMRGLSGQVDKQRLRSVCIVLGALAFGIYGRLVIVPGPQTAFSTADNPIARTPSLWTRSLTFLYLPVFNLRLLLQPQVLSFDWGMDAFPRVTTLWDRRNAQSACFYSVLVGVAWRSCRQLLARPKEAAGAGAAGSASSFPQYHIQKVASRKSRSKRKRLADSKYQAFEAAYHHQDALPCRDCNNNNSSSGYVYEGSSSHAQNHTQTHHLVSSAFRGSRSSSSCSNSTNSSTSSASSHSSSNSSASSLSSGGGFPCSSDYQLESLSPRNRHAIVLLMSCSFLALPYLPASNLLFYVGFVVAERLLYLPSVGFCLLVGYGVSRLMSCSQKTRCALLLSFSVILAAMSLRTVRRNADWRDEESLYRSAIAINPPKALGNLGSVLSSQGRYEEAKTVLQKAIRYRPNMADVHFNLGILHQNQQDYLAAVECFQRAIKFRPNLAAAYLNLGISFIALGKRQQAIEILQAGSKLDGATVRDRGAHDQARSSVYLQLGALYVEQGKLQRALAVYREALSSLPGVLQQREVLYQRIGDVLGRLHQWDEAERHHRAALELQPNQVAAHLSYGITLARNSSRASEAEMWFKRALQLAPEQASVYHHYAEFLSLQSRHHESAIYHRRAAELAPQDYALVVAAATAMRLLDRKVEAEMWYRKAVALRPDDVHAHTNLGAILHLLGRTNHAAASYKAALRLQPGDAITLGNLAKLGVTNV; this is translated from the exons CATGGACTACACGTGTCTGTTCTGCTGCAGCCTGGCCTTTGTCTTGTATCTGAACACCCTGAACGCCGGCTTCGTCTACGACGACAG ACGTGCCATTCTGGGCAACGCAGATGTGTCGGGAGGCGCTCCATGGCAGCGGAGCTTCGCGGACGACTTCTGGGGCACGCCGCTGACGGACAGCGGCTCCCACGGCTCCTGGCGACCTCTGTGCGTGCTCAGCTTCCGGCTCAACTATCTGATAGGCGGCGGCTTTGCGCCGTGGGGCTTCCACCTGGTCAACAACCTACTCCACTGCGTAGCCACCGGGCTGGTGGTGCAGGTGGCGCGCACCCTCCTGGCCTCCGTCTGGGCGGTCCTGGCCACGGGCGCCCTCTTCGCCGCCCACCCTATCCACACTGAGGCGGTAGCCGGTCTGGTGGGCCGGGCGGACGTGGCCGCCTGTGTCTGCTATCTGCTCACGTACCTGAGCTACCTGCGGCACATACGATGGCGCGAGTCCGGAGACCCCCGCCAGTGGCTGGCCTTGGCCTGCACCCTGCTCCTGGCCGTGGCGGGTCTGCTCTGCAAGGAGACGGCCATCACGGCACTACTCGTCTGCGTCCTCTTCGATGTGATGCGCGGCCTGAGCGGTCAGGTGGATAAG CAACGCCTTCGATCGGTTTGCATTGTCCTGGGAGCTCTGGCGTTCGGCATCTATGGTCGCCTGGTCATCGTCCCGGGGCCTCAGACGGCCTTCTCCACAGCGGACAACCCCATCGCCCGCACCCCATCCCTCTGGACGAGATCCCTGACCTTCCTCTACCTGCCCGTCTTTAACTTGAGGCTACTGCTGCAGCCGCAGGTGCTGAGCTTCGACTGGGGCATGGACGCCTTTCCCCGGGTTACGACCTTGTGGGATCGTAGGAATGCCCAGTCCGCCTGCTTCTACTCCGTGCTGGTGGGCGTGGCGTGGCGCAGTTGCCGACAGCTTCTGGCTCGGCCCAAGGAGGCGGCCGGTGCCGGCGCAGCTGGATCTGCTTCTTCCTTTCCGCAGTACCACATTCAAAAGGTGGCCAGTCGCAAGTCCCGCTCCAAGCGCAAGCGGCTGGCCGACTCCAAGTACCAAGCCTTTGAGGCAGCCTACCATCATCAGGATGCGCTTCCGTGCCGCgactgcaacaacaacaacagcagcagcggctATGTCTACGAGGGAAGTTCCTCTCATGCCCAGAACCATACCCAGACCCACCACCTCGTGTCTTCCGCCTTCCGCGGCtcccgcagcagcagcagctgcagcaacagcaccaacagcagcaccTCCAGCGCCAGCTCCCACTCCAGCTCCAACTCCAGTGCCAGCTCCCTGTCGAGCGGGGGCGGATTCCCCTGCTCCTCAGACTACCAGCTGGAGAGCCTGTCGCCGAGGAACCGGCACGCTATCGTGCTCCTCATGTCCTGCAGCTTTCTGGCGCTGCCCTACCTGCCCGCCAGTAATCTCCTCTTCTACGTGGGCTTCGTGGTGGCCGAGCGGCTCCTGTACCTGCCCAGCGTGGGGTTCTGCCTGCTGGTGGGCTACGGCGTCTCCAGGCTGATGTCCTGCTCCCAGAAAACGCGCTGTGCCCTGCTCCTAAGCTTCAGCGTTATCCTGGCCGCCATGAGCCTGAGAACCGTGAGACGGAATGCGGACTGGCGGGACGAGGAGAGCCTGTACAGGAGTGCCATTGCCATAAATCCGCCAAAGG cgCTCGGCAATTTGGGAAGCGTGCTCAGCTCGCAGGGACGGTACGAGGAGGCCAAGACAGTCCTGCAGAAGGCCATCCGGTACAGACCCAACATGGCAGATGTGCATTTCAATCT GGGCATCCTGCACCAGAACCAGCAGGACTATTTAGCAGCCGTCGAGTGCTTTCAGCGCGCCATCAAATTCCGGCCGAACTTGGCAG CGGCCTACCTCAATCTGGGCATATCATTCATAGCCCTCGGCAAGCGACAGCAGGCCATCGAGATCCTTCAGGCTGGATCCAAGCTAGACGGAGCCACTGTCCGCGATCGTGGGGCCCACGACCAGGCCAGGAGTTCGGTCTACTTGCAGCTGGGAGCGCTCTACGTGGAGCAGGGGAAGCTCCAGCGGGCCCTGGCTGTCTACCGGGAGGCTCTCTCTTCCCTGCCAGGGGTTCTCCAGCAGAGAGAAGTGCTTTACCAGCGAATAGGAGATGTCCTGGGACGCCTGCATCAGTGGGACGAGGCTGAACGCCACCACAGGGCGGCCCTCGAACTGCAGCCCAATCAAGTGGCTGCCCACCTCTCCTACGGCATCACCTTGGCCAGAAAT AGCAGTCGCGCCTCGGAGGCGGAGATGTGGTTCAAGCGGGCCTTGCAACTGGCGCCGGAACAAGCTAGTGTTTACCATCATTATG CTGAATTTCTATCTCTGCAGTCGCGGCACCACGAGTCCGCCATTTATCACCGCAGAGCCGCGGAATTGGCGCCCCAGGACTACGCTCTGGTTGTGGCAGCTGCCACTGCCATGCGACTACTGGACAGAAAAGTGGAAGCTGAAATGTGGTATCGAAAG GCTGTGGCTTTGCGGCCGGATGACGTCCACGCCCACACCAACCTGGGGGCCATACTGCACCTTCTGGGACGCACCAATCATGCGGCGGCCAGTTACAAAGCGGCCCTCCGGCTCCAGCCCGGAGACGCCATCACGCTGGGCAACCTGGCCAAGCTCGGAGTGACGAACGTCTAG